One Misgurnus anguillicaudatus chromosome 5, ASM2758022v2, whole genome shotgun sequence genomic window, TTCTTAAAGCCATTTCCAAAATCCTATCacttaaatgtatacaaatgTTGTCAACCCTTCAGGCAACGTGCAAAATATATGAGGACCAAATGCTCTTCCaaagaataaaatgaaaagcgaGCATACAAAGGCATCATTGTTTGCCGCATTTTCCGTTTGTTGCAACTTTGCAGTGGCGTGTAACCCAGCATGTATTTTCAGTATATGAAGCATGCATGTTTGCAGACGATAGATCCACGTTTTTCCTGTCATTATGTGGCCCAAGGTCTATTTTGAGAGCTGTTTTGCCATGTAATAACAAAATCCTCCCATCTATTTTTGAGTAGCAGACCTGACAGGAACTATTGCAGTCGGTTGCATAAGTAACTGATGACCAAAAGTATGCAAAGGCTCGAGATCTTTTGCAATTTAGCTGCTAAAAATACACCTGAACAAGCAAAACAAACTATATGACAGCAAACACAACATACGTTTAGCTTGTGAGTGATCTGGCAACCCAAACAGAATGAGCATGAAGGGAAAAATACCTTCTGGAACAATGAAACAAACACTACAACATTAATCTCTGTGCATGAACATGAAAGAGTTTGGCAATGCCAAAGTTGTGGGCTTGATTCCCAGGGGACACACAAGCTGAATCGAATGCACCTGGATATGCAATGTGAGTCTATTTGGATTAGAGTCtttcaaatgtataaatgtgaatGTAAACATGACGACCACAGCAACTACACCACAAAATTCCTCATTCCCAGACAAAGCCAAGACGTTTGCAGCATACCGTGGGAATACCGCAGTGTACATAGATTTGTTGGAAAAATAATCCAAATATGTAAATCGCATTGATGTGTAATGATGGAAGCGTTCTGAAAAATAACTCCTACCCTAgataaaaaacagatttttagtCCACCTGCTCTATAAGACCGCCATGTCCCCGCTGTGGGTTGGTGTGCATGGATGACTGACCCTCATGTGACTCTGTCTGTTGGGTTTGTGTGGTGGCACATCGTGTAACGGCACAGTACACGGTATCCGTCCCGGACTTAACACTGGGAATGGAGGAAAGAGACTCCCGTTCCATTGTACTCCCTCTTTTGCACACATACCTGTATTGGGCAcggacacacacagacacatgctTAGGGGTACAGAGCAGAATTTGCTAAAAACTTCTTGTATGTTAGAAAATGGTTTGTATtatatgtgtgctgcttgttaTGCATTACTAGATGATTTCTTTCCCAAAACCAACCACCCTCTGTCAGCTTTTAAATTAAAGGGTCTTCCTGCTGCCTTTAGCTATACATTCACTGTAGCTCTGGGAATGCTCtgtaattaaatatataatacacaCTCGCCTGTTTTAACACACATGCATCTAGTTTAAAAATGCTTTGTATGCAATTTACAGTGGCCCCTAAAAGTATTAATTTACTTAATGTTCCCGTGAAAAACATAGACTGTTAAAAATATGCACCCAAACGCTTTTGGATAATAGACTCTCTCAAgtgcatgaatgtaaatttgTTTCAGTtatataacataatatagagTAAAGTTTCAAGGTAGCACAAACACACTTTAAAGTAAAGCGGATGTTAAAGGTTAATAAATAACTATGCAAACACAGCTCGGTTTTTTATTTGAAGAGCTTAGACACAAAACCctcttaaagcgtaactaaacccctggtcagagcctgactccacccactggcaatatttgaaaaatgcaagaaaagtgggcagatcccaacggagatagaggggatgaactaagtgtgtggtgagatcgtaacaagggcgtggtgatcttgaacctgcttacgtcaggagtccttttttggacccaacatccaataggaaaactcaactgcagtagccaccgttcaacctgaagagggcagcattcagacgtttttacaccatatattgtagtattgaaacacttatatatccaaatgtcaaaaaacttactaaaatcaatgaacagcactaataaagcatcattcttacagatcattaactaaaaaaaagttggtttagggtttagttacgctttaagtgtgtctgacatgttttcttataaattagcaattttatcaggctcttatgtttagtttCAGTATTTTTTAGTTTCATTGCAATAAAAaggtcagtaattgaaatgccttatttgtCACTTGTCTTTTCAGTGGTATTTAACAAATCTgactgtctttcgctgcaaaaccctctaagtgcaaaATATCCACTTGTAAATAAGTCTCTCTTCAACTGTcctgaataaaggtaaaaggctCATAAATTCggtcaatatcctaatatatttgGTAAGCCTCCTTTAACCGAGTAAAATAACTTGCACCTTGACACACGTGCGCTATTATTCATTCAGTTTTTTTTCGTGCAcatagaggactttgctgaaaaatcattGTGGCGTTTTCTGAAAATCAAACCTGCAAcccttttttttacaaattgagCTAAAGGACAAGTTTTTAGTCGCTTGAGGGGATTTGCCTGTGTCAACTGTTGGTTAAAAGAAATGGTAAAAAAGGCTCAGGAAacattaaggggtggttttccggacagggattagcttaagcctggactaggtcttagtttaatttggaaatataaCAAGTTTTAACAAAggtctcgtacacactgcaaactttcaggagtgacaaccgcattaaaATGCGGGAGTGAATACCCTAAATGTTCatttcatgtctgtacggaacaagactcactcccgaaaatgtgatgattgacacagagataaccatagcaacgttctgccgtctcgcatgcttatcactcacagctttgaccaaaataataacagcattgcattgtgttttgcaataaacctccgtcttggCGTTGTGTATTTTACGCTTTTGTGAGGCTGCTTCACAGCGCGGAGCGCgcggtcttgcagtgttgccaggtcctcggtTTTTTTTGTACGTAAATACCGTTTGGCacttaaccgtttatggcttttggctcatgaagcgatcaagtttttggtgttaatgaAGTGTGAGGGTGCCGGTCCCAAATCTTTttatctttgaggtaaagcatttagatttatttcggtttattattgaatttttcttgttttttagtgcaagatctggcaacactagcaAACGCTTATGcttctgtcattttctgaaccgcgcatacagaagactttttcctcttctaagcatttattttttcagaagagagacctgtcctGTTTATGATGCATGCttaaacacttgattaactactagttgttcagttcggttatgtacacactgtgTAGAGTTTTTGTAAATTCGGTTGTCACCacctgcattttgcgggagttaattcggttgtagaatgcgaTTGTGAGCaccgtaaattactgaactgtgtgtgtactaGGGATGGGACAGTAAGGatatttcatatcatgattatagtgaccaaatttatcacattccaggattttcctcattttaacagactttattggaccccaacagtttaaaAGCAGtctaaaattgcagttttttaacgcagcttcaaagggctctaaatcaGGTGTGGGGAAtcctgggtcctggagggccactgtcctgcaaagtttagttccaaccctaaccAAACACACCTAAATTTtatttccaagtaatcctgaagacttgaattagatttttcaggtgtgtttaattggaactaaactctgcaggacagtggccctccaggaccagggttccccacccctgctCTTACCTATCCctaatgaggcataagggtcttatctagcaaaggatagtcattttttaaaagaaaaatacaaaaaatgcacttttaaaccccaacttcttgtcttgcactagccgtgtgatgcaccagcgcgaccttacataTTTGCGTAAGCACGTCCATAAGGTCACACGACACAAATGCGGTAGTAGTTTTGCATAGTTTTCGCATCATGGGTGACCTTTTGATGTGATTACGCAATGCGTGGTTGTGCTGATGCGTCACACGGCTAGGTGCAAGacaagttgtgttttaaaagtacatttttttatttttctattgtttcgctagataagaaccTTGTTGTGCCTGGTTTGGGGTCGTTTGGAGCCCTTTGAACCTGTGtggaaactgcaattttaaactgcattgaaactgtaaactgttgaggtccaataaagtctattaaattgagaaaattcaaaaaaacaaaaaaatatcttcttgactgaacaaaggaagacaaatttttttggatgacatgaggctgagtaaattattgtttttattttttaaagtggagtaatcctttataATGATACATTTTTCCTTTCTTCATGAAATGGGTTTACTCAGAACTAAAatctgaaaacattaaacaaaaaaatgcacttGTAATCTATTAGAATATGAAAGAGTCGCCAGTGTAGACATGTCTGCACGTTTTCTCGATTAACTGGATTTGCGAGTTAACAAATTTTGTGCGAGCCCTTGTACCACCGTCACGTCTGTTCGGCTGAAGATACGCTGCTGAGGAATTTGTTTGAATGTGTTAGAGATAAAGAAGAGCATGCATGTGCTGGAGGCTGAAGAAGGTGCTGAGTGTGCACGTGTTGTGCGCGCTGATGGCTTTAGCAGGTGGAGACACAAACACTGTTGCCGTTTGTCTGATCACCAAATATATCTGCACCAGGACAAACACATGCAAACAAACTGTACTGCTTCTGCACGCTGTCTAGAACtagatttacatttacagttaACTTCAAAACGCTTTTATTCTAAAGACAGATGATAGCGCTACAATACAGTCATATATTGCAGTTTTGTTGCACCAAACatataaaaagaatacatttaTGATTATAAAGAAAGTTAGCCACACAAACTTTATACAAAGCCTTGTAAAACTGCTTAAATCTAACTTCTTAAAAAAGTAGACTAATCTTTGTTCACATGGGataaatctgattttttttaggCCAAATATTCATACTGCAAGTAATGTGTGGCCAGTTCTCATTTTTCGTCATGCATGAAATCAATGCAAAATGTGATTATTGATCATGCATTTCATGAGCGCAGTATTTATCTCCTTGCTACATTCTTCTAGTTTTATTTCATGGTTGTACTGAAAGTAAGCTAAACAGCAAGTGATTTTTGTCTTTCCCATGTAGCTACCATACTTGCTCCTGAACTCTCAAGGTCCAGATGCTAAATCGCGCATGTACCCTGTGGTCTATGGAGAGAGCATTGAGGTCAACCCCAAACCAGAAAAAGAAATCAAGTAAGTAAGGTTATATATCACCATTAACTACCAATTTACGCCATACGGCAGCAGGCGTATCCTGCACTATCCAAACGTTTTTGGCACACGCAATAATGTGTGgatgttattaaaaaataatggcAAAAGTAGTTTTTACACTAACACTTACAAGTAATATACAAAGTGCAACAAACATGAAACTAATATTTGATGACCACCTTTGCTTTTTAAAAGAGGACAAGCTCTCCTAGTTacattaaaggtcacatattatgcaaaatcctacaatgaaaaaaatccaactttttgaatccccattaaaccagagcattctcattagacatgctgttttgattcttttgttaatgtgatgtcacaaaaacaaagccccgcccacggcCACTGACCTAACTGGTTAAtcttacccaaaagcttttctaaatgtgtttgtttgtagcGCTAATGCAGCTAAAGATATttttgtctcagactgtattcacaggaatcagatctatttttaactgaATGTGCTTggtagctaatttgcatttaaaggggcacacataaaaaacaaaaagggcattttggacatgctataacaaatgatctgtggagtattttaagctgaaacttcacagacacattctaggcaaaCATTTAGATTACATCttgtataaatgtgcataatatgtgccattTAAAGGTTTTTAAAATAGTATCATGTTTCAAGCTTCTTTGATATCCtgtaagggtgtcacgatttcaattttaaatcgaaatcgatcgaaattaagtcacaacctcgaacttcgaattaaaaaatgggattgtCGATGCTGCCatgcccccatgtcacgtctgGTCGGCTTGCCACGCGGGGAAAATAAAGTCTCAGAagtccctttaaaaacatccatccagcggaacgcaatttttattttaaacacgagagatgtattgctacaactccttgaaatgcatatcataaacaggattactacctagtgatctgccttcgtagtcggacagagcgcaggtctctgcacgtgcacgagagagccgccaagatgcagcgggttatattttaaacaaaaggtatagttagcctcagcttgcatgaaacgcataaaactgaacaaaaacgtaaggattattactttagtttatgtttagactttggacagatgcgagagcgcgtgcacgtgagacagagagaagcgcagctgcatAAGTTGACGCATcggttttatttcagataataggagtccaagacgcacgtctatctgcgtgcaagaaggaattctctctctacaagctctctcgcgtaaagtaaagcccacaaacccccatgcgaggaaaagcacgcaatgtgcatgttaatgtgaaactataataataataataaaaataataaaggcatataattttttgtcttaaaaaattcatttaaatatcgagaatcgaattgaatcgtgacatcagaatcgaaaatgtaatcgaatcgaggatttggagaatcgtgacacccctaatatCCTGACACAGGAGTTTCTTTATAGATTTGGGATATTTCACGTAATACCAGACTAATGCAGGACTCCTCTTTTTCATACAGTTATGGTAGTTTTATATGGCTTGTATATCTAAAAATGTCTATATTCTCCCAACACTAAAGCAGATAATGTTCTATACTAATGTTTTTATAGATTTAATGAGCCTTAGTTTATTGTACATCTTACTCCCAACATTCAGATTCATCTTAGTAGGGAATTTTTGACTGATAAATCTCAAATTTTACCGTCCCCAGGTTTAACTCTGCAGTGAGGTATGATTCGGACAGACGCTTTCGTGACCAGGTGTACTGCGCCCAAGTCCCAACAGTCACGTCGTTCAGCGAGTCAGTGGTGGCGGTACAGAACTGCACATGGCGCAGCTACAAGTCAGAGGTTCACTTTGAGCCACGACTCAGGCCGCTACACTACCAAAGCACAACCTTTGTGTTCCCCAAGCACACTAGGAGTACGTACCGCACCACGCTTAACTACAACGGCAACAGAAACGGAGCTGGGCAGCGACGGTTCATGTCCACGGTCAGATTGGAATCCACAGAGGATGCCAGTCCTTGTATCATTTACACAGAAGACCTCTGAGACTTCCCGAGAGGCGTGTTATTGTTCCCAAAACTCAAAAACTCCCATTGGTTAGAGAGCTACAATGAAAGTGCTTGGACTTCTGTTACCAAAACCCTAAAAAAACGGATGGCTAGAGACTTCAAAGGAAAAAGATGAAAGTCAGTGAGGGACACTTTGTTCATTCGCTGCAGGTTAGGTTGGTACTTGAGCTGAAGCTGTATGTGTGCAGTCTTTAGAGTATATTTGTGTGTTACGTGTGGTGTATTTATGTTCATGTGAGGTTATTTTTTATATCCAGTCATACCTGTCAATAGGAGTGACGAGCGTAAGGGTGAAATTTCTTTCTTATTCGCGGGCCTGCACATTTACAAACTTCTACACATCCCTCATGTTTtgcgtttttaaattaaaatcatgtttgtatgtgtgagGTACTGACAATTTGCTTGGTTTCATTTGCAACATTATTGTACCTTTTTTTAGTATTTCTAATTCAAACGAATGATTCGTTTGATTTCGACAATTATAGGCAGTAAAGACATTTATGATACCAAGAAGATCATTTAATGTAAGTATAAAGACAAACACACTGTAAGTGAatcctacactctcagaaaagaaggtacaaaagttgtcactgggacggtacctattttggtacatatatgtacctttgaggtaccagtctCTACCACGAatgcacttttccattgcatagtaccccacgggtcAGGTCGTGTCAGCTTACTTCACTTTaacttggttagcttttccatcgagtttagtaagactttggagtgggagggattataggcatgtcgttatatttgcgctgcctactgctgtgacatcatacaagtgagagcgccGTTGGCATGCTATACGTTCCCATACATTAATTtgtcagtccgccacaaaatcaaaattgaccaccacaaataaatgtttgcacatcgcgaaCATCACTACCTCtttctcacatgacagtttttgtacaaacatgCGTGCTGTCAGTCGAcgtgctccgctgagcctcatttaggTTGCAAAATGTCGTGCATTTTCgggtcgcgaatgtgccgccacaaaccgCAAGTTTGGAAAACAagggtatggtgttcctgatacTCAACCTGTGAATGTTTTTCAcagctaaaagggagtttgggaacttaaaacaaagcacagatgacaacaggtttgctcgagacagtgcaagctagcatgaaggtaaagctaatcttgcgTTTAGCATTGCACTCgtcacgattctctcagaccaatcagtgatctacagtgttttcacgtcacGTTTAAGTATCAGCTCAGCTCGCTTGGAACTCCAACCAGGGTgatactaaaaaaagtattgggtacttgTTATGGGATTCTCCATACAACTACTAATACCCTTGGTGAGTCTTAATGATTGCACAGAAGCCAGTCAAAATATgtaacaaaataatgtttattgaGCAGTTCTATCTGCAGAAGCAAAACTGGCAGCTACAGAGAGAaggttagggctgtcacaatgattaaataatcgtctcatcgcaattgtttgacctcatcagatcaccgcaatgattgcatatctctctaaaaaacacaagggggagctgcagcgcctg contains:
- the rflna gene encoding refilin-A produces the protein MVGHLHLQAMDESLKGKNREGLLDSPDSGLPPSPSPPFYSLSPGILESRSGSCSTPTELQGYSRRESREGKLLPYLLLNSQGPDAKSRMYPVVYGESIEVNPKPEKEIKFNSAVRYDSDRRFRDQVYCAQVPTVTSFSESVVAVQNCTWRSYKSEVHFEPRLRPLHYQSTTFVFPKHTRSTYRTTLNYNGNRNGAGQRRFMSTVRLESTEDASPCIIYTEDL